A portion of the Citrobacter rodentium NBRC 105723 = DSM 16636 genome contains these proteins:
- a CDS encoding 4-hydroxyproline epimerase produces the protein MTAQHSELRVIDSHTGGEPTRLVIDGFPDLGAGSMAGRRERFSREYDDWRKAIILEPRGNDVLVGALLCEPVSPQATAGVIFFNNSGFLNMCGHGTIGLVASLAWLGRIQPGKHLIETPVGDVTATLHEDGSVSVENVPAYRWRKQVQVETACGTVTGDIAWGGNWFFLVNDHPFAVTPENIPQLTEYAWAIREGLEHAGIRGEDDGIIDHIELFAGDDHADSRSFVLCPGKAWDRSPCGTGTSAKLACLAEEGKLKPGERWRQASIIGSEFTAHFVPHGDRIVPTIRGEAWVCGDNRLILNPEDPFCWGISL, from the coding sequence ATGACAGCGCAGCACAGTGAACTGAGAGTGATTGACTCCCATACCGGCGGCGAACCTACCCGCCTGGTTATCGACGGTTTTCCGGATCTGGGAGCAGGAAGCATGGCCGGGCGCCGGGAGCGCTTTTCACGTGAGTACGACGACTGGCGTAAGGCCATCATTCTTGAGCCACGCGGTAACGACGTTCTGGTCGGCGCACTGCTCTGTGAACCCGTGTCGCCGCAGGCCACGGCCGGAGTTATCTTCTTCAACAACAGCGGCTTTCTGAACATGTGCGGTCACGGCACCATCGGGCTGGTTGCCTCGCTGGCATGGCTTGGCCGCATTCAACCCGGCAAACATCTGATTGAAACGCCGGTGGGCGATGTGACCGCCACGCTGCACGAAGATGGCAGCGTCTCGGTAGAAAACGTCCCGGCTTACCGCTGGCGTAAGCAGGTGCAGGTCGAAACTGCCTGCGGCACGGTAACGGGCGATATCGCCTGGGGCGGCAACTGGTTCTTCCTCGTTAACGATCATCCGTTCGCGGTGACGCCGGAAAACATTCCTCAATTGACGGAGTACGCATGGGCGATCCGTGAAGGTCTGGAACATGCGGGCATTCGTGGTGAAGATGACGGCATTATCGACCATATAGAACTCTTCGCCGGGGATGACCATGCGGACAGCCGTAGCTTTGTGCTTTGCCCCGGTAAGGCCTGGGATCGCTCCCCCTGCGGCACCGGCACCAGCGCCAAGCTGGCCTGTCTGGCGGAGGAGGGGAAACTCAAACCTGGAGAACGCTGGCGGCAGGCGAGCATTATCGGCAGCGAATTTACCGCCCATTTCGTGCCGCATGGCGACAGGATCGTCCCGACGATCCGCGGTGAAGCGTGGGTCTGCGGTGATAACCGGCTGATTCTCAATCCTGAGGACCCGTTCTGCTGGGGGATCTCGCTGTGA
- the pheL gene encoding pheA operon leader peptide PheL codes for MQLTPFFFAFFFTFP; via the coding sequence ATGCAACTTACGCCGTTCTTCTTCGCCTTCTTTTTTACCTTCCCCTGA
- the pheA gene encoding bifunctional chorismate mutase/prephenate dehydratase: MTSENPLLALREKISALDAKLLALLAERRELAVEVGKAKLESHRPVRDIDRERDLLDRLIQLGKAHHLDAHYITRLFQLIIEDSVLTQQALLQQHLNKINPRSARIAFLGPKGSYSHLAARQYAARHFEQFIESGCAKFADIFNQVETGQADYAVVPIENTSSGGINDVYDLLQHTTLSIVGEMTIAIDHCVLVSGTTDLETIDTVYSHPQPFQQCSKFLSRYPHWKIEYTESTSAAMEKVAQAKSPRVAALGSEAGGVLHGLQVLERIEANQSQNITRFIVLARKAIDVSDQVPAKTTLLMATGQQAGALVEALLVLRNHNLIMTRLESRPIHGNPWEEMFYLDIQANLESPEMQKALKELGAITRSMKVLGCYPGENVVPVDPS, translated from the coding sequence ATGACATCGGAAAATCCATTACTGGCGCTGCGCGAGAAGATCAGCGCGCTGGATGCAAAATTGCTGGCGTTACTGGCCGAACGACGCGAACTGGCGGTCGAGGTTGGCAAAGCCAAGCTTGAATCCCATCGCCCGGTACGCGATATCGACCGCGAACGCGATCTGCTGGACAGGCTGATTCAGCTTGGCAAAGCGCACCATCTGGACGCCCACTACATCACCCGTCTTTTTCAGCTCATTATTGAAGATTCCGTTCTCACCCAGCAGGCGCTGCTCCAGCAGCATCTGAATAAAATCAATCCCCGCTCAGCGCGCATCGCCTTTCTGGGACCAAAGGGGTCTTACTCGCACCTTGCGGCCCGCCAGTACGCCGCGCGTCACTTTGAGCAGTTTATCGAAAGCGGCTGCGCGAAGTTCGCCGATATTTTTAATCAGGTTGAAACCGGTCAGGCAGACTATGCGGTGGTGCCAATTGAAAACACCAGCTCGGGCGGCATCAACGACGTTTACGATCTTCTGCAACACACGACGCTTTCCATCGTCGGTGAAATGACGATTGCTATCGACCACTGCGTGCTGGTCTCCGGTACCACGGACCTCGAAACCATCGATACGGTATATAGCCACCCGCAGCCCTTCCAGCAGTGCAGTAAGTTCCTGAGCCGCTATCCGCACTGGAAAATCGAGTACACCGAAAGCACCTCCGCGGCAATGGAAAAAGTCGCCCAGGCGAAATCTCCGCGCGTGGCGGCGCTTGGCAGCGAAGCCGGCGGCGTACTGCACGGGCTACAGGTACTGGAGCGCATTGAAGCGAACCAGTCGCAGAATATCACCCGCTTCATCGTGCTGGCGCGTAAAGCCATTGACGTCTCCGATCAGGTTCCGGCTAAAACCACGCTGCTGATGGCGACAGGGCAGCAGGCTGGCGCTCTGGTGGAAGCGCTGCTGGTGCTGCGTAACCACAACCTGATTATGACCCGCCTGGAGTCCCGGCCTATCCACGGCAACCCGTGGGAGGAGATGTTTTATCTCGATATTCAGGCCAACCTCGAATCGCCGGAGATGCAAAAAGCGCTGAAAGAGCTGGGCGCGATCACCCGCTCCATGAAGGTGCTGGGCTGCTATCCGGGCGAGAACGTCGTCCCGGTCGATCCCTCTTAA
- a CDS encoding dihydrodipicolinate synthase family protein: protein MSKKAIHWSGVFPAVSTQFRSDYSLDLDATHMVMKNLVKDGVSGLVVCGSVGENTSLTTQEKLQIIEVAKDAAGGQIPVIAGVAEFTTAFAQTMAKEAERVGVDGIMVMPALVYSSKPHETAAHFRSVATATDLPIMVYNNPPIYKNDVTPDILATLADCDNIVCFKDSSGDTRRFIDLRNSVGDRFVLFAGMDDVVVESIAVGAEGWISGMSNAFPREGETLFRLAKQQRYEEAMALYRWFMPLLHLDARPDLVQCIKLCEELLGRGSAITRPPRLALEGETHAEVVAIVEKALATRPQLPDVGL, encoded by the coding sequence ATGAGCAAGAAAGCCATTCACTGGAGCGGTGTATTCCCGGCAGTCAGCACCCAGTTTCGCAGCGATTATTCCCTGGATCTGGATGCCACCCATATGGTGATGAAAAATCTGGTCAAGGATGGTGTTTCCGGCCTGGTGGTGTGCGGCAGCGTGGGCGAGAACACCTCTCTCACCACCCAGGAAAAGCTACAGATCATCGAAGTGGCGAAAGACGCTGCGGGCGGTCAGATCCCGGTGATTGCAGGGGTAGCGGAATTCACCACCGCCTTCGCGCAGACGATGGCGAAAGAGGCCGAGCGCGTAGGCGTTGACGGCATTATGGTAATGCCTGCGCTGGTTTACTCCTCGAAACCGCATGAAACAGCGGCCCACTTCCGCAGCGTGGCAACGGCCACCGACCTGCCGATCATGGTGTACAACAATCCGCCGATTTACAAAAACGACGTAACGCCGGATATCCTGGCTACGCTCGCCGACTGCGACAACATCGTCTGCTTCAAGGACTCTTCCGGCGATACCCGCCGTTTTATCGACCTGCGCAATTCCGTCGGCGACCGCTTTGTCCTGTTCGCCGGGATGGATGATGTGGTGGTAGAGAGCATTGCCGTTGGCGCGGAAGGCTGGATTTCAGGGATGTCAAACGCCTTCCCGCGTGAAGGCGAGACGCTGTTCCGTCTGGCGAAACAGCAGCGCTATGAGGAAGCGATGGCGCTTTACCGCTGGTTTATGCCGCTGCTGCATCTGGATGCGCGTCCGGATCTGGTGCAGTGCATCAAGCTCTGCGAAGAGTTACTGGGGCGCGGCAGCGCTATTACGCGTCCACCGCGTCTGGCGCTGGAAGGTGAAACCCACGCGGAAGTCGTGGCGATTGTTGAGAAGGCGCTGGCAACCCGTCCACAGCTGCCGGACGTCGGCCTTTAA
- a CDS encoding AraC family transcriptional regulator, giving the protein MSCVIDDVVSPSPVLEVAELSQICEGLAYQRPDNIQTLLHAMALIAPLLNAIPDVVFFVKDVQARYLMVNMTLARRCGFKSVASLLGKTSADVFPSALGQGYTEQDMRVLREGVTLRDQLEMHLYNGRQRGWCLTQKLALRDTRGQVIGMAGISHDLQEAQARHPAWQRLAIVDEHIRNHYHRPIAMEELTALSGMSVAQIERYCKRIFHLTPRQMIHKVRLEKATELLAGDTPITDIALQCGYTDHSAFSRQFKAMTGSTPRDFRLTLAG; this is encoded by the coding sequence ATGTCCTGTGTTATTGATGATGTGGTATCCCCGTCGCCGGTACTGGAAGTCGCTGAACTGAGCCAGATATGTGAAGGGCTGGCGTATCAGCGTCCGGACAATATTCAGACGTTGCTCCATGCTATGGCGTTGATTGCGCCGCTGCTTAACGCCATTCCTGATGTGGTTTTTTTTGTCAAAGACGTACAGGCCCGCTATTTGATGGTCAATATGACCCTGGCGCGTCGCTGCGGGTTTAAGTCGGTGGCCTCTCTGCTGGGCAAAACCTCTGCCGACGTTTTCCCTTCTGCGCTTGGGCAGGGCTATACCGAGCAGGATATGCGGGTGCTGCGTGAAGGGGTAACGCTACGCGATCAGCTGGAAATGCATCTCTACAACGGTCGCCAGCGCGGCTGGTGTCTGACCCAGAAGCTGGCGCTGCGGGACACGCGGGGCCAGGTCATCGGAATGGCGGGAATTTCGCACGATCTCCAGGAAGCGCAGGCGCGCCACCCGGCGTGGCAGCGGCTGGCGATCGTCGATGAGCATATCCGCAACCATTACCACCGGCCAATCGCCATGGAAGAGTTAACTGCGCTGAGCGGCATGTCGGTGGCGCAAATTGAACGCTACTGTAAGCGTATTTTTCATCTCACCCCGCGTCAGATGATCCACAAAGTCCGGCTGGAAAAAGCCACCGAGCTGCTGGCGGGCGATACGCCGATTACCGATATCGCCCTACAGTGCGGCTATACCGATCACAGCGCTTTTAGCCGCCAGTTCAAAGCGATGACCGGCTCCACGCCGCGCGATTTTCGCCTCACGTTGGCCGGCTAA
- a CDS encoding NAD(P)/FAD-dependent oxidoreductase, producing the protein MRTFDCEILILGAGPAGLSAALAAARCGKAVIVLDDNPRPGGQIWRDGPQVSLPRRARQLRQAVAEQSSIMLLNGARLIARPMPHSVVFETADGCGEIRWQRLILCCGARELSLPFPGWTLPGVTGAGGLQAQIKHGLSLRGERVVIAGSGPLLLAVASTVKRAGGSVVAIIEQAPLSALARFAAGLWRWPEKLRQFGELFPAHYHPASQVIHAQGDSHLQSVTVRYRGKSREIACDRLAIGYGLVPNSEAGALFGCKSENLSIWVDAEQRTSVQDIYAAGECTGFGGSELALAEGEIAGYCAAGQPEKAENAITARVRWQRFAEALHVTFALPDSLKEVATADTLLCRCEDIRCGEVQNAESWQAAKLASRCGMGACQGKTCATSARWLYGWPLPQPREPLSPARIDTLIHLAKPEG; encoded by the coding sequence ATGCGAACGTTTGACTGTGAGATTCTGATCCTCGGCGCAGGGCCTGCCGGGCTGTCGGCGGCGCTGGCTGCCGCACGCTGCGGAAAAGCGGTCATCGTCCTTGACGACAACCCGCGTCCCGGCGGGCAAATCTGGCGCGACGGGCCGCAGGTTTCACTGCCCCGGCGCGCCCGGCAGCTTCGTCAGGCGGTGGCGGAACAATCAAGCATTATGCTGCTGAACGGCGCCCGGCTGATTGCCCGTCCGATGCCGCATTCCGTTGTTTTCGAAACCGCAGACGGCTGCGGAGAGATTCGCTGGCAGCGGTTGATATTATGCTGTGGGGCAAGGGAACTCTCGCTGCCTTTTCCCGGCTGGACTCTGCCCGGCGTGACGGGCGCAGGCGGCCTGCAGGCGCAGATAAAACATGGCCTGTCGCTCAGGGGAGAACGGGTGGTCATTGCCGGCAGTGGCCCGCTGCTGCTGGCCGTCGCCAGTACGGTGAAGCGCGCGGGCGGGAGCGTGGTTGCCATTATTGAACAGGCGCCGCTGAGCGCGCTGGCCCGTTTCGCGGCGGGACTCTGGCGCTGGCCGGAAAAATTGCGTCAGTTCGGTGAGCTTTTTCCGGCCCACTATCATCCGGCAAGCCAGGTTATTCATGCGCAGGGAGATTCGCATCTTCAGTCCGTGACCGTGCGCTATCGGGGAAAAAGCCGGGAGATAGCCTGCGACAGGCTGGCTATCGGCTACGGACTGGTGCCGAATAGCGAAGCAGGGGCACTCTTTGGCTGCAAATCGGAAAACCTGAGCATTTGGGTGGATGCGGAGCAACGCACCAGCGTGCAGGATATCTATGCCGCGGGGGAGTGCACCGGCTTTGGCGGCAGCGAACTGGCGCTGGCAGAAGGGGAAATTGCCGGGTATTGCGCGGCGGGGCAGCCTGAAAAAGCAGAAAACGCCATTACCGCGCGCGTCCGTTGGCAGCGTTTTGCCGAGGCGCTGCATGTCACTTTTGCGTTGCCCGATTCCCTGAAGGAAGTCGCCACGGCGGACACACTGCTCTGCCGCTGCGAGGATATTCGCTGCGGTGAAGTACAAAATGCCGAAAGCTGGCAGGCGGCGAAGCTCGCCTCGCGCTGCGGAATGGGAGCCTGTCAGGGGAAAACCTGCGCCACCAGCGCCCGCTGGCTGTACGGCTGGCCGCTGCCTCAGCCGCGCGAGCCGCTTTCCCCGGCGCGTATCGACACGCTGATCCATCTGGCGAAGCCGGAGGGCTGA
- a CDS encoding NAD(P)/FAD-dependent oxidoreductase, which yields MTESDVIVIGGGIIGAACAWQLAAYGQRVTLVDDGNAGATAAGMGHLVCMDDDPAELTLSAWSLARWRALTPRMPESCAWRGCGTLWLAETPQELALAEEKMRRMAQYQVASEMQTREQLAAREPLLTAGLAGGLWVPGDGIVYAPNVARWFIDDAGLTHLRDSARSVDAPYVTLHSGKRLRARAIVIASGLGANALLGEPWLRAKKGQLAITDRYGPLLSHQLVELGYGASAHAGGTSVAFNIQPRPTGQLLIGSSRQFDNTDREIDLPLLAQMLARARHFLPALETLNIIRCWSGFRVASADGNPLIGPHPTRPGIWLALGHEGLGVTTAPATAELLCAQILGERPAVSPDAWLPARLHKQEAIA from the coding sequence GTGACTGAAAGCGACGTCATTGTCATCGGCGGCGGAATTATCGGCGCCGCCTGCGCCTGGCAACTGGCCGCTTACGGGCAGCGGGTCACGCTGGTCGATGACGGCAACGCGGGCGCGACGGCGGCGGGCATGGGGCATCTGGTGTGTATGGATGACGATCCGGCGGAGCTTACCCTCTCCGCCTGGTCGCTGGCGCGCTGGCGGGCGCTGACTCCCCGGATGCCGGAAAGCTGCGCCTGGCGCGGATGCGGCACGCTGTGGCTGGCGGAAACGCCGCAGGAGCTTGCGCTGGCAGAGGAAAAAATGCGGCGAATGGCGCAATATCAGGTCGCCAGCGAAATGCAGACCCGCGAGCAGCTTGCCGCGCGCGAACCTCTGCTCACCGCCGGGCTCGCTGGTGGACTGTGGGTACCCGGTGACGGCATCGTTTACGCGCCGAACGTCGCCCGCTGGTTTATTGACGATGCCGGTTTAACGCATCTTCGCGATAGCGCCCGCTCTGTTGATGCCCCTTACGTCACCCTGCACAGTGGAAAACGCCTGCGTGCGCGCGCAATCGTCATCGCCAGCGGTCTGGGGGCCAACGCGCTGTTAGGTGAGCCCTGGCTGAGGGCGAAAAAAGGCCAGCTGGCGATCACCGATCGCTATGGCCCCTTACTCAGCCACCAGCTGGTGGAGCTGGGATACGGCGCCAGCGCCCATGCGGGCGGCACCTCAGTGGCATTTAACATCCAGCCGCGCCCCACCGGACAACTGCTGATTGGCTCCTCCCGCCAGTTCGATAACACCGACCGCGAGATCGATTTACCCCTGCTGGCGCAGATGCTGGCGCGCGCGCGGCATTTTTTACCCGCGCTGGAGACGCTTAATATCATCCGCTGCTGGAGTGGTTTTCGCGTCGCATCGGCAGACGGCAATCCGCTTATTGGCCCGCATCCCACGCGCCCGGGGATCTGGCTGGCGCTGGGGCATGAAGGGCTGGGCGTCACGACCGCACCCGCCACCGCTGAACTCCTCTGCGCGCAGATCCTTGGCGAGCGCCCGGCGGTGTCGCCGGATGCCTGGCTACCCGCCCGGCTGCACAAACAGGAGGCCATCGCATGA
- a CDS encoding SMP-30/gluconolactonase/LRE family protein: MAEPQVLFDYTGHLPECPIWSGRENALYWADILEGEIHRYHLPSGEHTVLAFPEEVGCFALRERGGFIVALRNAIWLTDKSGLLQRKVCDNPSNPQLARFNDGGTDHLGRFYAGTFWAPGDYNGAMLMRIDNHLRPVIIQCDIQGHNGLAFSPDKQWMYTSDTPNGVIWRAPLDAQGEPGKREAFRRFQQEEGIPDGAAMDSEGCYWSALFDGWRIARFSPRGEQLEEYRLPVRCPTMVCFGGDDLKTLFITTTRENMSDEEVARYPLSGAIFTLPVTVAGMKKSRFIER, from the coding sequence ATGGCTGAACCACAGGTGTTATTCGACTATACCGGGCATTTGCCTGAATGCCCGATCTGGAGCGGGCGCGAGAATGCGCTCTACTGGGCGGATATTCTGGAAGGGGAGATCCACCGTTATCATCTGCCGTCAGGGGAGCATACGGTTCTGGCGTTCCCTGAAGAGGTCGGCTGTTTTGCGCTGCGCGAACGCGGCGGCTTTATTGTGGCGTTGCGCAATGCCATCTGGCTAACCGATAAAAGCGGCCTGCTTCAGCGCAAGGTATGCGATAACCCGTCGAACCCGCAGCTGGCGCGTTTTAACGATGGCGGCACCGATCATCTCGGACGCTTCTACGCTGGCACTTTCTGGGCGCCGGGCGACTATAACGGCGCGATGCTGATGCGCATCGATAACCATCTGCGCCCGGTGATTATTCAGTGCGATATCCAGGGGCATAACGGCCTGGCGTTCAGCCCGGATAAGCAGTGGATGTATACCTCAGACACGCCGAACGGCGTCATCTGGCGCGCGCCGCTGGACGCGCAGGGGGAGCCGGGTAAGCGTGAGGCGTTTCGTCGATTTCAGCAAGAAGAGGGCATTCCGGACGGCGCGGCGATGGACAGCGAAGGCTGTTACTGGAGCGCGCTGTTTGACGGCTGGCGGATCGCCCGTTTTTCTCCGCGGGGTGAACAGCTTGAAGAATACCGCCTGCCGGTACGCTGTCCGACGATGGTCTGTTTTGGCGGTGACGATCTGAAAACGCTGTTTATCACCACCACGCGCGAGAATATGAGCGATGAAGAGGTGGCGCGCTATCCGCTCTCCGGCGCGATCTTCACCCTGCCTGTTACGGTGGCAGGAATGAAGAAAAGCCGGTTTATCGAACGTTAA
- a CDS encoding (2Fe-2S)-binding protein: MNTLKVTIDGQTCEVPVGISIAAALALSGYGVTRRSVSGERRAPFCGMGICQECRVTVNGRRVLACQTECQPEMVIERSQHANV, encoded by the coding sequence ATGAATACCCTGAAGGTGACTATCGATGGGCAGACCTGTGAGGTTCCCGTCGGCATCAGCATTGCGGCGGCCCTGGCCCTGTCGGGCTACGGCGTCACGCGCCGTTCGGTCAGCGGCGAACGGCGTGCGCCCTTTTGCGGAATGGGGATTTGCCAGGAGTGCCGGGTGACGGTGAACGGACGCCGGGTGCTGGCCTGCCAGACAGAATGCCAGCCAGAAATGGTGATTGAAAGGAGCCAACATGCGAACGTTTGA
- the tyrA gene encoding bifunctional chorismate mutase/prephenate dehydrogenase — MVAELTALRDQIDEVDKALLDLLARRLELVAEVGEVKSRFGLPIYVPEREASMLASRRAEAEALGVPPDLIEDVLRRVMRESYSSENDKGFKTLCPALRPVVIVGGGGQMGRLFEKMLTLSGYQVRILEQQDWDRASEIVADAGMVIVSVPIHVTEQVIARLPRLPSDCILVDLASVKNGPLQAMLAAHDGPVVGLHPMFGPDSGSLAKQVVVWCDGRKPEAYQWFLEQIQVWGARLHRISAVEHDQNMAFIQALRHFATFAYGLHLAEENVQLEQLLALSSPIYRLELAMVGRLFAQDPQLYADIIMSSESNLALIKRYYQRFGEAISLLEQGDKQAFIASFRKVEHWFGDYAKRFQNESRTLLRQANDSRQ, encoded by the coding sequence ATGGTTGCTGAGTTGACCGCATTACGCGATCAAATTGATGAAGTGGATAAAGCGCTGCTGGATTTACTGGCGCGCCGTCTGGAGCTGGTGGCCGAGGTTGGCGAAGTAAAAAGCCGCTTTGGTCTGCCGATTTACGTCCCGGAGCGTGAAGCTTCAATGCTGGCTTCGCGCCGTGCGGAAGCGGAAGCGCTCGGGGTGCCGCCGGATCTGATAGAGGATGTGCTGCGCCGGGTGATGCGCGAATCCTACTCCAGCGAAAACGATAAAGGATTTAAAACGCTGTGTCCTGCGCTGCGTCCGGTAGTCATCGTGGGCGGCGGCGGTCAGATGGGTCGGTTGTTTGAGAAAATGCTCACCCTGTCGGGCTATCAGGTGCGGATCCTTGAACAGCAGGACTGGGATCGCGCGTCGGAGATCGTTGCGGATGCCGGAATGGTGATCGTCAGCGTACCGATCCACGTAACCGAGCAGGTGATCGCCCGGCTACCGCGCTTACCCTCCGACTGTATCTTGGTGGATCTGGCGTCGGTGAAAAACGGTCCGCTACAGGCAATGCTGGCTGCGCACGATGGGCCGGTGGTCGGCCTGCACCCGATGTTTGGCCCCGACAGCGGCAGCCTGGCGAAACAGGTGGTGGTCTGGTGCGACGGGCGGAAACCGGAGGCCTATCAGTGGTTCCTCGAACAGATTCAGGTCTGGGGCGCGCGGCTGCATCGCATCAGCGCCGTCGAGCACGACCAGAATATGGCGTTTATCCAGGCATTGCGCCACTTTGCGACCTTCGCCTACGGCCTGCATCTGGCGGAAGAAAACGTCCAGCTTGAACAACTGCTGGCGCTCTCTTCGCCGATTTATCGCCTGGAGCTGGCGATGGTGGGACGCCTGTTTGCCCAGGATCCGCAGCTGTACGCCGACATCATTATGTCGTCGGAAAGCAATCTGGCGCTGATTAAACGGTACTACCAGCGTTTTGGCGAAGCGATTAGCCTGCTGGAGCAGGGCGATAAGCAGGCGTTTATTGCAAGCTTCCGCAAAGTGGAGCACTGGTTCGGGGACTACGCGAAACGGTTCCAGAACGAAAGCCGCACGTTACTGCGACAGGCTAACGACAGCCGTCAGTAA
- a CDS encoding aldehyde dehydrogenase (NADP(+)), whose product MTLPLFVSGQQFIAGRRVASGEATLPGLRAADGEPTGHRFYPASREEAAAAALAAEQAFPLYSQTSPEVRARFLDTLADELDLLGEDFFTIAHQETALPLPRLQGERARTSNQLRMFAGVLRRGDAFGVRIDTALPARTPLPRPDLRQYLTALGPVAVFGASNFPLAFSTAGGDTASALAAGCPVVVKAHPGHMATAELTAQAITRAVEKCGLPPGVFNMIFGTDIGAELVRHPAIQAVGFTGSLRGGKALWQLAQQRAQPIPVFAEMSAINPLIILPQALVNRAETLANELVSSFTLGCGQFCTKPGLILILRGEGAPRFIQALKEAVNQALKEAVNQAPPQTMLNAPTLAHYQEGVSAFEAHADIQRLAGCDESVAGRAQARLYQAPASLLLAQDPLLQHEVFGPLAVLAEVADEAELHAILRAIQGQLTATVHAESDDGPLAQRLLPALSEKAGRVLFNGYPTGVEVCDAMVHGGPWPATTDSRGTSVGTKAIERFLRPVCLQNVPAALLPPAVQDANPLNLLRLINGQWTREAISPSVD is encoded by the coding sequence ATGACTTTACCTCTCTTCGTATCAGGTCAGCAGTTTATCGCCGGACGCCGCGTGGCAAGCGGTGAGGCAACGCTGCCGGGCCTGCGCGCCGCCGACGGCGAACCGACCGGCCACCGTTTTTACCCGGCCTCCCGCGAGGAGGCCGCCGCTGCGGCGCTGGCGGCTGAACAGGCGTTTCCGCTCTATTCGCAGACATCGCCAGAGGTGCGCGCCCGCTTTCTCGACACTCTCGCCGATGAGCTGGATTTACTCGGCGAGGACTTTTTCACTATAGCCCACCAGGAGACGGCGCTGCCGCTGCCACGGCTGCAGGGAGAGCGCGCCCGTACCAGCAATCAGCTGCGGATGTTTGCTGGGGTGCTACGTCGGGGCGATGCCTTTGGCGTGCGTATTGATACCGCGCTTCCTGCCCGCACGCCTTTACCGCGCCCGGATCTGCGCCAGTATCTGACCGCGCTCGGTCCGGTGGCGGTATTCGGCGCCAGCAATTTCCCGCTGGCCTTCTCCACGGCGGGGGGCGATACCGCCTCCGCGCTGGCGGCAGGCTGCCCGGTAGTGGTAAAAGCCCATCCCGGCCATATGGCGACGGCGGAATTGACGGCCCAGGCGATAACCCGCGCGGTAGAGAAATGCGGTCTGCCGCCGGGCGTTTTTAACATGATTTTCGGCACCGACATTGGCGCGGAGCTGGTTCGCCATCCGGCAATTCAGGCGGTCGGTTTTACCGGTTCGCTGCGCGGCGGCAAGGCGCTCTGGCAACTGGCCCAGCAGCGTGCGCAGCCGATCCCGGTGTTTGCGGAAATGTCGGCCATTAACCCGCTGATTATTCTGCCGCAGGCGCTGGTCAACCGGGCAGAAACGCTGGCGAATGAGCTGGTGTCCTCCTTTACCCTCGGCTGCGGGCAGTTTTGTACCAAACCGGGGCTGATCCTGATTTTACGCGGCGAAGGCGCTCCCCGCTTCATACAGGCGCTGAAGGAGGCGGTGAACCAGGCGCTGAAGGAGGCGGTGAACCAGGCGCCGCCGCAGACAATGCTGAATGCGCCGACGCTTGCCCATTACCAGGAAGGCGTCAGTGCGTTTGAGGCGCATGCGGATATTCAGCGGCTGGCAGGCTGCGACGAATCTGTTGCCGGTCGCGCGCAGGCCCGGCTGTATCAGGCTCCGGCTTCGCTGCTGCTGGCGCAGGATCCGCTGCTCCAGCATGAGGTGTTTGGCCCGCTGGCGGTGCTGGCAGAGGTGGCGGACGAGGCAGAGCTGCACGCTATTCTGCGCGCCATTCAGGGCCAACTGACGGCGACGGTTCACGCGGAATCGGATGACGGGCCACTGGCGCAGCGCTTGCTGCCTGCCCTCAGTGAAAAAGCGGGACGCGTGCTGTTTAACGGTTACCCGACCGGCGTGGAGGTATGCGACGCAATGGTGCACGGCGGTCCGTGGCCCGCCACCACTGACTCACGCGGCACCTCGGTAGGGACCAAAGCCATCGAGCGTTTTTTACGCCCGGTATGCCTGCAAAACGTGCCCGCCGCGCTGCTGCCGCCTGCGGTCCAGGATGCCAACCCTCTGAACCTGCTGCGCCTGATTAACGGGCAGTGGACCCGGGAAGCCATTTCCCCCTCTGTTGACTGA
- the raiA gene encoding ribosome-associated translation inhibitor RaiA has product MTMNITSKQMEITPAIRQHVADRLAKLEKWQTHLINPHIILSKEPQGFVADATINTPNGHLVASAKHEDMYTAINDLINKLERQLNKVQHKGEARRATASVKDANFAEADEE; this is encoded by the coding sequence ATGACAATGAACATTACCAGCAAACAAATGGAAATTACTCCGGCAATTCGCCAACATGTCGCAGACCGTCTCGCCAAACTGGAAAAATGGCAAACACACCTGATTAATCCACATATCATTCTGTCTAAAGAGCCACAGGGTTTCGTTGCTGACGCCACCATTAATACACCGAACGGACATCTGGTCGCCAGCGCAAAACACGAAGATATGTATACCGCCATTAACGATTTGATCAACAAGCTGGAACGGCAGCTCAATAAAGTGCAGCACAAAGGCGAAGCACGCCGCGCAACCGCATCGGTTAAAGACGCCAACTTCGCTGAAGCAGATGAAGAATAA